The Actinomycetota bacterium genomic sequence CCTTCGCTAGACTTTCTTTACCTGATCGAAGCTCAGCTCGACCGGCGTCTCGCGGCCGAAGATGTTGACCAGGACCTTGAGCTTGCTCTGGTCCTCGCTGATCTCGGCGATCTCGCCATTGAAGTCGGAGAGCGGGCCCGACATGACCCTGACGGTCTCGCCGACGCTGAACATCGCCACCGCCTTGGGCTTCTCGACGGTGGATGTGTGCAGGATGCGGTCGACTTCCTGGGCGCTCAGGGGGATCGGCTTGTTGGCAGAGCCGACGAAGCCGGTGACGCCCGGCGTGTTCTTCACCAGCGACCAGGAATCGTCGGTCATCAGCATGTTCACCAGCACATAACCCGGGAAGACGCGCTTCTCGGTCTGCACCTTCTGCCCGTTCTTGGTCTCGACCACCTGCTCGGTGGGGACCACGATCTCCTTGACGTTCTGTTCCTGGCTCATGGATTTGATCCGCTGCAGCAGATTGAGGCGGACCTTGTTCTCATGGCCCGAGTAAGTATTGATGACGTACCAGTTAAATGGCATTAATCCAGGCTCCCCTAACCGTTAGCTGACCAGGCCTACAAGCCTGGAGAAGATTGCGTCCAGGATGGCGATGAAGACTCCGGAGATGGCGACCGCGATCAGGACCACGATCGTCGACTGGATCAGCTCTTCGCGGGACGGCCAGGTGACCTTGCTCATCTCCACCCTGACCTCGCGCAGGAACTGAACCGCTCCCTTCTTCTCCTTGGCCTTGCCGCCCTTGGCAGGTTTAGCCGCCTGGGTGCGGGCCAGCCGGCCCTTCAGACCCTTGGACTCTTCCTTGACGCCCTTGCCGGGCGCATCCTTGCCCTTGCTCTTTGGCGCGGCTTTTTTCGCACCCTTTTTTGCGGGCGCCGGATCCTGGTCTTTCTTTACTTTTACCGGTTTGGCCATTTTGTTTCTGAATTTCCAATTCTGGAATCGATCTGAATAAATTCGACCTCTGTGCCCTGATTCCCGCCCCGCATTCCCTCCGGGCGTGCTGACGCACTCCGCGGCAGGTTGGAATAAAACGGCGAGACTATATATGGCAGGGCTGGAGGGACTCGAACCCCCAACATCCGGTTTTGGAGACCGGCGCTCTACCAGTTGGAGCTACAGCCCTGCGGGTCGGGCAGCCAACTTGAAGAGGCCTTCCCCAAACCTGAATTATACCCGTGAGACGCGGCCGATGCGAGCTTATGCCCGAGTCGGCCGGCCGCCGCCGGACATCACTGGATGCGGACTAGCGGGTCTCCCGGTGTGCCGTATGCTTGCGGCACCATGGGCAGTATTTTTTCAGCTCCAACCGTTCCCGGTCGTTGACCTTGTTCTTCTTGGTATTGTAGTTGCGGCGCTTGCACTCGGTGCAGGCCAGCGTAACATTGGGTCGTTTGTCCGACGCCATCTTTTTTTCCTCTACTTAGAGCAATATAAAGGACGGCCAAGCCGTCCCATAAGAACCAACTAAAAAAGATAACAGAAGCAGGGCCGTGCGGCAAGACCGGACAGCCCCAACCGGGCTAAATTATAACGAAATCGAGCCTTCCGGGAAAGAAATGGACCATTTGTGGGCAGATCGGTCGAAATATCTTGCCGATCTCGCCCTGGATTAGAGCGCCTGGGAGTTATATTAGAGCGCCGGAGAGTTATAAGAGTTGCCGCAGCTGTCCTCGGCGCTGAGATACAGCCGGGTGACAAACTCGTTGACATTCGGCGGGATTCTGTATTTGAGAACCTCGTGCGCCGTGGTGCCGGCCGAAACATTTCCCACCGATGCCGGCAGCGTCGTCAGCAGCTCGGCTCCGTTTGAGCTCGCGCCTCCTGAGACCTTCATCTTGTAGACGTCAACAGCGCCGGTGTTGTCGATACTGAAATCCGTCGTCAGGACACGGCTGACGTAATCCGAATAATTCGCCCAGTAAGCAGCCCTCGCGCCGAGGCTCAGACCGGGCGTGGCGCACCGGCTCGACGCGGCGCCGTCCATGTACTGAACACCGGCGGCAAACGCGGTCTGGGATGCTGGGCTGCTCTGCACCCGCCAGTCGGTTGTCCCGGTCAGACAGGCTTCCTGGTGTATGAGATTGAACCAGGTGACGCCCACGATGCGCGGGAACCTCGACGGCAGCTGGTTGAAGAGGCCGGTTATCCAGGCAGCCTTGTCGCCGCCCAGCTCGGGGCTTGCCATCTCAGAGATCATGATCGGCTTGTCGGTCCGCGCCGCCATCACATCGTAGCTGTCGCCAAAGACCTGAACCGGGGTCTGCCAGCTGGAATCCCAGGTGCATTGCGGCATCGTATACAAGGTGCCCCAGTTGTAGCCGCTGAAGCCGACGTAATCCACGTAATCATCGCCGGGGTAGTAGTTGTTATAAGTGTTGATGGCGTCGGCGACCGAGCCGTCGCGGTTGGGGGACCAGACAAACTGGACGTTGGTGGCGCCCTCCTGCACGAAGATGTCGTACAGATGCCTCCAGGCTGGGACAAAATCCGCGGGAACGTTGCCGTTGGTCGTGCCCGACCAGTAGGTCCAGTCTCCGTTCATCTCATGGAACGGCCGAAACAGCACCGGGTGGCCGAAGTCGCGCAGGTCGTCGGCCCATAGCCGCAGGTATGTGTCCCAGTTGCCGTTGGTGAAGTCTTTCAGCTGATACAGAGATGGATCGGGAACCGTCTGGGGCGTCGCGATCCAGGCCAGCTGAAGCGAGGCGCCACGGGCGGCCACGCCAGCGGCTATGTCGGTATCGAGGCGTTCGTCGAGGTGCTGGTACCAGAGGAAGTAATCAGCGGGCCGGCCGATGGCCGTGTTGAAACTGTCGAGATCGACCATCGGCTGCGGCCATAAACCGCCGGTGGTCACGCCGATCTTGAAGGCATGCGGAGGGTCCGCTGTCTGCGCCACCGTGGCGGGCATCAGCAGAATCACGAGCACGAGCGATAAGACCAGCGCAGTTTTCAGCAAGGCATACACAGAAATCACTCACTCTTTGCATACCCGAATTTTCTGGGGTCAAGCCCCAGCGGCCGCAACAGATTATTTATGCTTCTCCATGATCTTCTCGAGCATTCTGACGATAGCCGTGCCCAGCCCGAAGACTGAGTCAGTGCCCAGGTTCTGATCGGCGGTGCTGTCGAAAAAGACCTTCAGATCAGATTCGAGGTCACCCTCGGGCTTCCAGTAGCAGACCATCATCGGCGCCTTCGGGAAGGGATGGAGAACGACGGAGATGTCTGATTCCATATGACTCTTCGCCGTCGCCGCGCCAAAGAGGCTGATCAGATCCCCGAACAGCCCACTGTGAGTGTCCGCCAGCTTCTTTAGTTTCCGAGGGCACTGCTCGTTGAAAAATGGATCCCAGTCGGGGCCGCCCTTGAGATTCCGGAAAGTGACCCAGTCGCCGGTGATTTCCTTCCCCTGGCCGAAAAGGATGTAGCTCACAAACGGAATCGAGAACCACGGGTGCGTGTGGCATTGTGATGCGATGCGTCCCTGCCGGTCGATGGTGAAGTCCTTGCCGAGACACTGGATCGTCAGCACACCGCCATCGAACCGGGCGCCCAGGGCTTCAGCCCTTGATTCCAGGTCAACCTCCGGCAGCCTCCGCTTCAAATCCTCGAGTCTCTCCTGCTGCTTTTCTTCCATCGTCATCTGGGTAGTGACGCGCGCCTCGAAACTCTCGATCGTCGCCCGGTCCAGATGCGGGCAAAAGGACAGCTGCGCACGTTTCCCGATCACCGCAGTGGCGAAAGCAAGACAGGTAGCTTGGCCGCACTTGCCGCAGTTCATCTTGGGAAGCACCTTGAAGATATCGAGCGGGGAAGTTGCCGCCACTGATTCTCCTCCATGGCTCTCGGGGTTGGTTTTGCCAGGGCATGAAATCCGGTTTCTTCTGAATTTCTTCTGAATAGATTAACACGGCGGGGCTGCTCTTTGCCGGCCTGAAATTTACTTTTTGAGCAAGTTGAAAGGGCAGCTAAAATAAATATGCGGGTCTCGACTTGTCATAGGCGTTAATCCTGTTGCTCACCGGTCCCCGGTGCCTTCTTGGCTTCGGCTGTCGCGGGCTTGACACCGGACGCGCTTGCCTCTATCGAGAAAACGACTTCATTCTTCGATGTCCTGTAGATACTGTATTTATTTTCAGGATAGTGTCCCTGTGCGGTTCCATTATCAAAGAATATAGTCTTTGACTCTCCGGGGTTCAGGCTCAGACCGTTCAGTTTCTGATAGTATTTCTCGCTCGTCCCGGTTGTGGCGTCAGTCATCCTGTAGAAGATTTCCAGATTGTCCATTACCTGGCCACTGGAGTTTTTTAGCTCGATCTGCAGACTGTCCGGGATGCTCTTCTTTGTCTGGGGATCGAAGTTGTCTTCGACGAGGGCGGAGGTTATCGCCAGTCCCGGCGCGGTGGCATTGTTCTTGATGGGGTTGGCCGCCACCGGTAGCACCTGGCCACCACCGGCCTGGGTTGCGCCCGGCGCCGTAGAACCGGCACTTCCCCCTCCACAGGAGGCAAGCGTGCCGGTGGCGAGCAGAATCGCGATAAAAGCAAATGCGGCTGATGTTTTTTTCATTTCATCTTCCTTCCGGTAAGGTTGCGTTTGTTTACTTGAGTCAGTGATATTAATGTGGTCGAGAAAAGGCCGGCAGCCAGCCATCCCGTGTCTTTCCAGGTATCGCCCCAGATCAGTGATAACGGTTGTCTGTCATAGATCTCCTTGACCCCCAGGAAGGCGAAGCTCGCCCGCTCAAAGTGCTTGCTAATCGAGCTTTCCTCAAGGAAGTTGCGGGCGGTCTCGTAGCCGCTGAAATGCGCCATAACGTCCTGTTCGTGGGATCTATCGACCTGCAGACTCGCAAAGAGGCCTCCGGGCACCTGGTTGTCGGGGTCCATGGTGTCACCTATCTGCGGAATGATGAGAACGACAACAAGCCAGAGGACAAAACATGCCATCAGTGATATCCCCGGCTGGCGCATCACGGCCGTGAGACCCAGCGCCAGCATGCTCCAGATCATCAAATAAACCCAGGCGTCCGCCATGCTGAGGCTCAGTTTGACAAGCTCGGAAGAAGATAATGAGGCGGCGCCCACGAATCTCACGGTGAACAT encodes the following:
- the rpmG gene encoding 50S ribosomal protein L33, which gives rise to MASDKRPNVTLACTECKRRNYNTKKNKVNDRERLELKKYCPWCRKHTAHRETR
- a CDS encoding DUF3786 domain-containing protein; this encodes MAATSPLDIFKVLPKMNCGKCGQATCLAFATAVIGKRAQLSFCPHLDRATIESFEARVTTQMTMEEKQQERLEDLKRRLPEVDLESRAEALGARFDGGVLTIQCLGKDFTIDRQGRIASQCHTHPWFSIPFVSYILFGQGKEITGDWVTFRNLKGGPDWDPFFNEQCPRKLKKLADTHSGLFGDLISLFGAATAKSHMESDISVVLHPFPKAPMMVCYWKPEGDLESDLKVFFDSTADQNLGTDSVFGLGTAIVRMLEKIMEKHK
- a CDS encoding ABC transporter permease, whose translation is MSRASLTILRKELKDILSSRYFLLLCAVLALAVTISLVIASLDYHSRIDDYNHYVEALRQSGGVPAQAPPSLSALQLLRGSFEYLQIIGAVLAIVIGYGLLAKEKHRGTLRLLFSRPIGALDVAAGKIAALAIVWLIAIACLQIIIMFTVRFVGAASLSSSELVKLSLSMADAWVYLMIWSMLALGLTAVMRQPGISLMACFVLWLVVVLIIPQIGDTMDPDNQVPGGLFASLQVDRSHEQDVMAHFSGYETARNFLEESSISKHFERASFAFLGVKEIYDRQPLSLIWGDTWKDTGWLAAGLFSTTLISLTQVNKRNLTGRKMK
- the secE gene encoding preprotein translocase subunit SecE; the encoded protein is MAKPVKVKKDQDPAPAKKGAKKAAPKSKGKDAPGKGVKEESKGLKGRLARTQAAKPAKGGKAKEKKGAVQFLREVRVEMSKVTWPSREELIQSTIVVLIAVAISGVFIAILDAIFSRLVGLVS
- the nusG gene encoding transcription termination/antitermination protein NusG, with the protein product MPFNWYVINTYSGHENKVRLNLLQRIKSMSQEQNVKEIVVPTEQVVETKNGQKVQTEKRVFPGYVLVNMLMTDDSWSLVKNTPGVTGFVGSANKPIPLSAQEVDRILHTSTVEKPKAVAMFSVGETVRVMSGPLSDFNGEIAEISEDQSKLKVLVNIFGRETPVELSFDQVKKV